AAACCACAGAAAACATAATCCTTGCGTATGAGTAAAAAAGTACTTCTTTTATTGCTGCTGTTTGGCTTTTCATTTTCGTATGCCCAAAATGAAAAAGTTATCGATAGTTTACAAAAAGAATTACTTCGATTCAAAAAGAAAAATGCTGCACCCTTCACTTTACGCGATTCAACACGGTGTAACTTACTGCTTGATATTGCTAACGCTTATAACGAATCCAATCCGGATAAAGCCTTTGCTTATGCTAAAGAAGCCTTGGTACTCAGCAGCAAAATCAACTTTCAAAAAGGAGTAGCATTAGCTCATACCACTTTCGGAAAAATTTATAACGGCAAAGGGGATTTCAATGTGGCCATTACACACATCACTAAAGCCATTGCTATAAACAAAACACTCCAGGTTCCTGAAAATCTGGCTGACAGTTACTTTACACTGGGACAATCGTACTTGTTTTTAAACAATTATACCTCTTCTTTAAAAAATCTCAATCTGGCTTTAAGTGGTTTTGAAAAATTACATAAAAAAGCTAAAGCAGCCCGGATTTACAATAATATGGCCATTCTTTACGGCAAATTAGACAATGCCAAAGAAGAATTACGGTATTATAATATGGCCCTGAAGATGCTGCAAAATGATCATACAGCGTATGGCCAAAATTTAAAAAACGTTGTCAGCACTAATATTGGCAATGTGTATTCCGGGAATAAGGAGTACAGTAAATCCAATGCCATTTTGGAAAAGAATATTGAATACGTTATTAAGCAGAATAAAGTCAATGGTTTGGGTTTGATTTACTTGAGAATGGGAGCCAACTACCTCGGGCTAAAACAGTTTGATAAATCATTAGCCTATTTGAATAAAGCTTTAGATTGTTTCCGAAAAATTTCCAACAAATCGGGAGAGGGAGATGCTTTGCGGGGTATCGGGAAAACGTATTATGCTATGAACCAGTTGACCAAAGCTGAGACTTACACGTTACAAGGGTTGGAGCTTTCAAAACAAATCGGGGAATTAGAATCGGTTAAATTTGCTTATGAGATTTTGGCGGATATATACAGCAAAAGCGGAAAGTATAAGCAGGCTTATGAAAACCAGGTTCTCTTTAAAAAAGTCAGTGACGCTATGTTTAATGAGCAAATCAGTTCGAAGCTGACTCAGATTCAAATGACGCATGAATTTGAACGAAAACAGGCCGTTTTAAAAGCGGAACAAGAAAAGAAAGATGCCATTCTTAAAAAAGAAGCCCTTCGGCAAAAAAGAATAAAATCAATTGTATTACTGACTTTATTGTTTGTGAGTGTCATTGCCTTGGGCGTTTACATGAATTTAAAACGTTACAAGAAACAAAAAGAGATTATTGAATCACAGAAAGAAGTCGTAGAACAACAAAAGGAACAAATACAGGATTCTTTGCTGGAAAAAGAAACGTTGTTGCGCGAGATTCACCATCGGGTCAAAAATAATCTTCAAATTATATCGAGTTTGCTCAACATGCAATCCGAAGAAATTCAGGATGAACAGGTGTTGGCTTCCATACAAGAAGGGCAGAGCAGGGTGCAGGCCATGAGTTTAATACATCAAAATTTGTATCAATCAGAGGAAATAGACAAGGTAGATGTTGAAAATTACCTGCATCAATTGGTAGATTATCTTGCTCAAATGTTTGTCGGTAACGCTAAAAATATTGCTGTACAAATTGAAACGTCCAACATTCGATTTGACTTTGAAACGGCCATTCCGTTGGGATTAATTGTAAATGAATTGGTTTCTAATGCTTTCAAGTATGCTTTTCAAACCAAAGAAAACGGTACGATTTCCATCAAAATAAAGGCTATAAACGAAATAGATTATGAATTAAAAGTAGAAGATGATGGCAATGCGCTTCCGGAAGATTTAGATATTACCAACTCCAAATCACTCGGACTGAAATTGGTAACCCTATTGAGCAAACAATTAAGAGGTAATTTTACGGTTGAAGGTAAAGAGGGAAAGACTACTTTTATAGTGTTGTTTAAAGATTTAAAAAAATATCAATCGGTGTAATATAAAACAAGAAATGGTTAAAATTCTACTTATTGAAGACGAGTTAATAATTGCCGAAGATGTGAAACGAATGCTCGCTAAAATGGGGTATCATATTATAGGTACTGCCATGGATTATGATGAAGCGCTTACAATTTTGGAACAAGAAACGCCTGATTTGATACTGTTGGATATTAATTTAAACGGCAAAAAGGACGGCATTGATTTGGCTAATACCATTAATGCTAAATACAAAATCCCCTTTGTTTATACGACTTCTTACTCTGATTCAGCCACTTTAGCCCGAGCCAAAGCTACCAATCCTATCAATTATTTAGTAAAGCCTTTTAAAGAAGAGCAATTGTTTACAGCCATAGAATTAGCGTTGTACAAATTGGCTGAAACCCATGAAAAAACCATAAACGAGCCTAAGAATGATGAGGCCTTAATTATTAAAGATGCCTTGTTTATTAAAGACAAATTCAAATACACCAAGCTTAACATCAATGATATTCTTTGGATAAAATCAGATGGCAATTATCTTGAAATTCAAACCACCAACAAGGAAGAACTTATAAGAGCGACACTCACTAATTTCATTGAAAAACTAAACAGCGACACTTTCTTTAAAACACATAAATCCTATATAGTGAATCTGGATTACCTGACCAAACTGGAAACCCATAGTGTTACTATTGTCGATAAGCAGGTACCTATCT
Above is a genomic segment from Flavobacterium phycosphaerae containing:
- a CDS encoding LytR/AlgR family response regulator transcription factor; this encodes MVKILLIEDELIIAEDVKRMLAKMGYHIIGTAMDYDEALTILEQETPDLILLDINLNGKKDGIDLANTINAKYKIPFVYTTSYSDSATLARAKATNPINYLVKPFKEEQLFTAIELALYKLAETHEKTINEPKNDEALIIKDALFIKDKFKYTKLNINDILWIKSDGNYLEIQTTNKEELIRATLTNFIEKLNSDTFFKTHKSYIVNLDYLTKLETHSVTIVDKQVPISKNYYEELLKKLNIV
- a CDS encoding histidine kinase dimerization/phosphoacceptor domain -containing protein, whose product is MSKKVLLLLLLFGFSFSYAQNEKVIDSLQKELLRFKKKNAAPFTLRDSTRCNLLLDIANAYNESNPDKAFAYAKEALVLSSKINFQKGVALAHTTFGKIYNGKGDFNVAITHITKAIAINKTLQVPENLADSYFTLGQSYLFLNNYTSSLKNLNLALSGFEKLHKKAKAARIYNNMAILYGKLDNAKEELRYYNMALKMLQNDHTAYGQNLKNVVSTNIGNVYSGNKEYSKSNAILEKNIEYVIKQNKVNGLGLIYLRMGANYLGLKQFDKSLAYLNKALDCFRKISNKSGEGDALRGIGKTYYAMNQLTKAETYTLQGLELSKQIGELESVKFAYEILADIYSKSGKYKQAYENQVLFKKVSDAMFNEQISSKLTQIQMTHEFERKQAVLKAEQEKKDAILKKEALRQKRIKSIVLLTLLFVSVIALGVYMNLKRYKKQKEIIESQKEVVEQQKEQIQDSLLEKETLLREIHHRVKNNLQIISSLLNMQSEEIQDEQVLASIQEGQSRVQAMSLIHQNLYQSEEIDKVDVENYLHQLVDYLAQMFVGNAKNIAVQIETSNIRFDFETAIPLGLIVNELVSNAFKYAFQTKENGTISIKIKAINEIDYELKVEDDGNALPEDLDITNSKSLGLKLVTLLSKQLRGNFTVEGKEGKTTFIVLFKDLKKYQSV